A window of Salvia splendens isolate huo1 chromosome 8, SspV2, whole genome shotgun sequence genomic DNA:
GGCTGTGTcatatgcaatgaccattaacaaaAGTCAGGGCCAATCATTGTCccatgttggattatttttgaaaaaaacggTATTCAGTCATGGACAACTTTATGTTGCTATATCTAGAGTCACAAGTCGTGAAGGATtgaagattttagtttgtgggGATGAGATTGACAATAGAAGTGATTCTACTCTTAATGTTGTATACAAAGAAGTCTTTCAAAATGTATGAATTACTTGTGTTAGAGAGATGTTTGTAACGTTTTTGTTAAGAAGATGTTTGAATTCTATGTGTTGTTGTTAGAATTTATAATGAAgtacttaatttaatttagtgttTAGTAATTATCAATCTTTTGTTTGTATATCcaattctatttctatttctttccCTCATATCTTTCCATTATAGTGGATCAATAGATTAATAGATGTAGTATAGTAAAAGTATGTTTTTGAAATgctaataatcatatttatacAATATTTCAATAGTTTTTATTGAtgaatttcaaaaaattcaaaaatattttatttttaaaaaaacatattttattttttcctgaAGATAATttggcccgtgcatagcacgggtggtaaAACTAGTTCATGCTAATAGAATTCACTGGAAGACTGCATAGTACCCAAACTTTTGGTTTGGTTTGTCCTACAACACCAAGGATAAACTTTTTAGATTTGGAGTTCTCGGAATTGTAGGTGATCTATGTGTGTTTTACAAGAAGGAGCGAGAAACTATTAATCACATTATGTTCGAGTGTAAGTTCTCTAGTAGTTTGCGGTATTTCTGTTGTAATCAATGGAATCTTGCAATTAGTTTGCCTCAAGACCCAATCTTGTGATTTTCACTTGGATGGATGCATCTTTCTACAAGTTTGATAAAAAGATGTGGAAATCGCTATTTTATGTGATTTTGTGGTCCATATGGTGGCTTAGAAACAAAGTGGCCTTCCAAAAATTTGAACCAAATTGGGATGTTGAAAGAAGACTCATTCTTTGGAGACTTTGCTTATGGATTAAAGGATGCTGCCGAACTTTCCTTTTCTACAAAGAGAACTGTGTGACCAtgggcggatccaggatttaaAAATCGTGGGGTCGGACgagataattaatataataatattatatatattataaaaatacattacaaataaaattatctttgTTTTATCACGATAGTTGACTTTTACGAGTtcatatttttaacttttacgaatattcatattttgaagCTGGCCGAAATTTTATCATTGGAAATAATTGCAAACATATCTTCCAGTCGTTGATTGTGTTCAACATTAGCACCAGAAGAACAGATAAAACTCATGAGAACAGATACAAActcaagatatttttaaaataaatttatccattaatttaatatggatggtaattaaaattaataataaaaaaacataagtatataattattatattcataaaaattaggtcaaataaacaaaataaaagtaaaaaaataataaaacatgattAAAAGAATATCAATAACGCACCAATTTTTTTTGTGCAAAGCCTATGCCCCTCAAAAATCTTAATCTTAGTCTCCTACTATAACTTtctatttaatcaaaataataattgggtagaaatatagaatttttatttataaagaaagTTGTAACTCTtgtaataaagataaaattatttaaaaaggaCAGTGTTGACTGatttttttaactaataaacttaaataaattaggaatttatgtaaatttgtgggaaaattaaggagaaaaaaagttaatactACATGGCTTAAAAATTATTGGCAGGCGAATTAAATGAAAAAGCAGTATTAACGGCGAGTGACCAGAGACAATCAATTAGATTTTTTACTTATAGATTTTCTAACCCAACAATCATATTAACCACTCCTCAGCCCAAAAATCAATATTAACCTCTCTGTTCATCTTCTTCGTTGAGAATACATCAGCTTCTTCTGCAACCCCTCCCCTTATCTATCTCTACTCTATTCTTATTAGAATTGTTCCTTTCTCCTCTTAGTTTTTGGAAAAGGCGGAAGGCTTCTGGTAGAGTTGAAGCTGGCCGTGGGGTCGGAGACGGAACTGCACCAGGTCAAAGGTCGAAGATGATGTTTTCCGGCAGTGTTCGATGGACCGCCGGTGGGGTCAGCCGACCCCgcgcgaccccacctggatccgccgatGTGTGTGACGACTTGTTCAAAGTTAGGAGGTGGTCTAGAAGTTATCAAAGAATCAATACTACTTGCCAAGCGACACAAAGGTGAACTTCACCTCGCTTCTCTAACTTTTTTTGCCCTCTTTGCGTGTGGTTGGGATAACTCTTGGCTTTTGGTGATTGTGTTGCTCTAGTTGCCCATTTTGTTGCTTTTTGTTGGCGGGAGGTGTGTTGGTCGTGATTTGTTGTGCGCTTCGCTTGTTCCTTTGTTTTTTGGCTTAACATCCGTCTTGTTTTGGTTTTAACACAGGATACTTACAACCAGATTCTGGAGTGTAGAAACTGCAGATCACAAAGCTGCTTGGCGACAAGAGTCAAAGACAGGAGGCCATCAAGCAACAACTCGAGCTCAAATATGCGACAGATGGAGATGAGAAACAGCATTTCACGAGAGAAGAGCAAGCGATGAAGCAGCCTCAAAACTAAATTTTCCACCAACTCCAAACGAAGCCTGTTTTTTACATGCCTCGTTGCTCCTTCACACCAGGATTGGTTTAAGGAGTTTCATTTTCCTTCagcaaaatagaaaaatatacaTGCCTTCTCAGACACTCCCACTCTTCACATGAAACTTTCATGTTTATTGTGGTTTGGTAGAATCAACTAGAAGATGCAGATTTTAATGGTTGTTGGACATGGACACACAGCCattcataattaaaaaaattttgcaATCTCAATTTATCACAAATACTGTTCAAGGTGCAAGTGACCATCTACAACGAGAAACGTTCAGTATAAGAAATCACACCGTGCTTCAAAtttttttgagaaagaaagaatCAAGAATCTTGAAAAGGGTCCTGAAAGTCTTGAGCTAACCAGCATTCTGCCTAAATCAAAATTATGACATTCCACCAAAAGTCGAAGCAATCAATATCTAAAGTAGTTTAACGAGTATTGGGATCAAATCATTCTCTGCATAGTAAACAAAGAAATATAAAGGCATATGTTGTCAGTTGGGGAAGAAGTTTAGCATGAAAATCATTAGACAAACAAGAATGCATCCAAACATTTTCTTTCAAAATAAGAGTAGAAATTTTGGTAACCATAATATTATCACAGCTTCCAGAAGATATAAAATATTTGTGGATATGCAGAGAACAAATCACCAGGGAAGAAGATATAAGAACCCCAACTGCGTAGTGCTTCAGAACAATTGAATTTATACCTATTTTGGAATAATTGAAGAACGACTCTATGCTCATTAAGAAGCTCTTGTCCATCCGGGATGAGATGTTGGGCAGATGCACCCGAGACGAGATCACGGCACTCTGGAGTTCTTGGTTCGCGGGAAAAGGGGTCCACGAGGCATATGAATGGTTTAGGCCGAGAGGTGAGAGACGATTCTGGGCTAAATATGTTTGGAAGGACTTTGTCCCTCCTAAGTACTCGTTCATTACTTGGCTCGCACTTCGAGGACGCCTTTCCACCCGGGATCGCCTCCACTTTGTGGAGAACTTAGACCCTACTTGTCAGCTTTGTCGTTGGGAGGAAGAATCAGCAGACCACCTTTTCTTCAAATGCCCGAAGACTTGGGCTGTTTGGGGAAAGATCATGCTATGGCTTGGCATTGcgagaagatcgacgacgatcAGGAGTGTCATAAAATGGGCAGGACGGCAGATCAGAGGTTCACAGATTGTTCAGATGGCGAAGAGGATTGCACTCATGGCTTCAGTGGCGATCATTAGGAGAACGCGAAACAAGATTATCTTTGATGGGAAAGCATGAGATGCAGGTAGGGTCATCTTTGAGATCAAAGAAGCTACCTACAGCATCTTGTATTCACATTTCCCACACGAGCAGGTCCTTCTACACCTTCCAGACAGATGATGGTGTTCACATCTTTCGGATGTTTTGGTTTTCGACACACTTTGAGTCACTCATCAGGGTACTCTTTTTCCCCTTGGGTAGTTTTATCCCATGGGGTTTTATCCCCAAGGGGTTTTAACGAGGCCCGCCCCCTCTGGGTTTCGATGGGTGACGTGAACTGGGATCGTTCTAGTTGGGGCCTTGCTCTTTGCTTTTTGTTTCTTGGTCGCTACCATGTTTCATTCTAGCCGAATTGTGCCTTTTCTCTTGTATTTTCCTCGGGTTTGCCCGAGTGTCTGATGTAAACAATGGTTTCAGTTTTACTTAGTTTATTTAttcatcaaaaaaaaaaaaaaaaaaaaaaacgcaaaaGTATCATGCACCTTGAGGTGAAATACAACATTATTTAATTGAGGCAGAGGCCTTGACATCATAGTGATTCAGTAAATTCAAACTGAACCATTTTCAGAATGGATGTGGTTTCTTTGAGCATCTTCTACTAAGGAATCAGCAGAAGAGTCGTCTGGAGTTGTGAGGATCTCAGAGATGAATTTTATAAAAGAGCAAAGCCCACCGAGGAAGTTATGATCAATAACACCCTTGCCTTTATGAACGTGGGCGAAATCCACAAGCTTGATTTCTGCTCGGGGGCACTTCCCACTCGATGCAAGCTCCTTTTCAAACATCATAAGAACTGAGGAAGAATAGAAATGATAGATGGTTTGATCCTCAAACCATGCCTTCAATTCCAGTAACTGTGACAAAATACCATTCGAGCCACCATAAACAGTTGAAGCAAACGCACAATCTGGTTTCGTATGTGACTCTTCTGATGTGTTAGAAGAAACAAAGGTTCTCAGAAGCAACTTAACTTCATCAGCTGAAAGAGTCTGAATCGACAATCTGTTCTCCGGTTCCCAGTATCCTAATTCCGTGCTTTTAAAGATTCGTGCGCCCGACACTCTAAATCCTAGCAGAAGGCTGGAAGTTCCCCTATCCTTCTTCAAACACCTGTTGACGTAGTCCTCTGGAGCTTGTGGATGCCAAGTCCTTGAACCAATTTTGATGTCCATTATAGATGGATGCACACGGCCGAAAGTGAGATCCTGTAGAACTAGATGACGTTGCATACCCGATCCATCAGATGCTTCCACGAGCTGAGTACCATAAAACTCGGGGAAGAAGCTTTTGATACGGTCAGAAATTTTAGCGTTTGAAGAGAATGACGTATAGAAAGAGACCTCGTTATCTCCACGCTCATCACCCTGAAGAGGCTTGTAGAAACGCCCTGCATCGTCAACAAGTGGTCCGAGCCGTCCATCACGAGCTCTGTGTCCTGCAACCTGATGATCTGGGACTTT
This region includes:
- the LOC121744570 gene encoding inositol polyphosphate multikinase alpha-like produces the protein MLKVPDHQVAGHRARDGRLGPLVDDAGRFYKPLQGDERGDNEVSFYTSFSSNAKISDRIKSFFPEFYGTQLVEASDGSGMQRHLVLQDLTFGRVHPSIMDIKIGSRTWHPQAPEDYVNRCLKKDRGTSSLLLGFRVSGARIFKSTELGYWEPENRLSIQTLSADEVKLLLRTFVSSNTSEESHTKPDCAFASTVYGGSNGILSQLLELKAWFEDQTIYHFYSSSVLMMFEKELASSGKCPRAEIKLVDFAHVHKGKGVIDHNFLGGLCSFIKFISEILTTPDDSSADSLVEDAQRNHIHSENGSV